AACCAATAATTTCCTTCAGAAGTGGTGATCAAGAAATCAACCATATTTAAATGGTTGTCTAAAACCAATTTCTCCAAATTCACAAACAAAACTTTTCATAATAGGAATCACACAAAATATTACAATGTTTAAagcatataaaaacataaaattataataTAACCATAAGGTCTCAAGTCACAACATAAACACAATTAACACAAGTAAACCAtcagattttcataattaaaacCAGCATTCTTGGTGGCTGTTAGAGTTCTAAGGAACTCAGAGAGAGAGATAGAATAGAAAACTCAgagaatgaaaaaaataaagCGGAGAGAATTATGTATTGATTGATTATTATTACAGCAGCTAGTTCTGTATATATACAAGAGCTGTGATGTGTGCTAACCAATCAGATTGCTTCATACAATCTGATGACCAATCACAGTGTGGCTAAAGTACACATCATCATCTAATGCTAATTATTACATCATGATTCCTTAGATGATTCCATAACAGAATCACTGAAATAGAGTAGAGGTTGTTACACTTAAGATGCTTCTAGAATAAGTTAGTTAGAAGGCTTCCCATGTGGCATTGCTATCTTGCATTGTGTGTGGCTGGACTTGCTGAGAGCTATGATTGCTCGATGTTGTGCCTGCAATGCTTGATACTCCAATACCCCCCCTCAAACTTGGGACTGGTGAAACATTAACCATGCCAAGTTTGGAAGACAAGAGTCTATGCTGAGCACTAGGAAGAATCTTAGTGAGAATGTCAGCTAGCTGATTCTGTGTAGGCAAATAGCTTAGTTGTAATAGTCCCTCAAGGACCTTATCTCTTGTAAAATGACAATCAACCTCTATGTGTTTAGTACGTTCATGAAAGATTGGATTGTGAGCAGTGTGTAATGCAGACTGGTTGTCACAGTGTAACACAACTGGTTTGAGATTATGAACACCAAGTTCCTCAAGTAGTCTGATTATCCAAGTTACTTCTCCTGCAGCATGGGACATAGCCCTATATTATGCCTCATATGAGCTCTTTGAAATGGTTGTTTGCTTCTTGGATTTCCAACTGATAGGGGAATTGCCAAGTAGAAGAATGTAGCCAGTAACAGATCTTCTAGTTGTAGGACATGCAGCCCAATCTGAACCAGAAAATGCTTGAAGGGTGAGTTGATTAGTAGCTCGAAGAAGAATGCCCTGGCCAGCTGTGTGATTAACATACCTAAGGGTATGAGTGAGAGCTTCAACATGAGGTATTCTAGGAGAGTGCATAAACTGACTGAGAGATTGCACTGCAAAGGCAATATCAGGTCTAGTGTGTGTGAGAAAGTTGAGTTTTCCCACATAACACCTGTAAAGTTCAGGGTTGGCAAAGAGAGGACCTTCAGAGGTAAGTTTGAGGTTGATAGGGAATGGAGTGACAGCTGACTTTGAAATGTCAAGATCACAATCATGAAGAAGTTCCTTGGTGTATTTCTTTTGAGTAAGGATATAGCCTTCAGTAGTTTTGCTGACTTCAATACCTAGGAAGAAGTTTCAGATACCCCAAATCCTTGATGCTGAATGTATTATGCAAATGAGCTTTAATATCATTGATAAGAGTAACATTAGAGCCAGTAATTATgatgtcatccacatagacaGCCATGATAGTAACATCTGAGCCAGTATGTCTAATGAACAAAGAACAATCATTCTTTGATTGATGAAAACCCTGAGACTTAAGTTCCTGAACAAGTCTAGCAAACCATTGTCTAGAGGCCTATTTAAGGCTATAGAGGGATTTGGTAAGTTTGCAAACATAGCCTGGTGGAGCATGAACACCTTCAGGAACCTTCATGTAAACCTCCTCATCCAAAGTTCCATGGaggaaagcattattaatgtcAAGCTGAAACAGATTCCAACCTTGCTGGCAGCAATAGAAATTAAGCATCTGACAGTAGACATTTTGACCACAGGGGAGAAGGTTTCAGTGTAGTCAATGCCATATTTTTGAGTGAAGCCTTTTGCAACTAGTCTGGCTTTGTATCTGTCAATAGAACCATCTGCATTCTTCTTGATTCTATAAACCCATTTACACCCTATAGGTTTCTTTCCTTTAGGTAGGAGTACAAAATCCCATGTGTGATTCTTGTTTAAAGCATTGATCTCCTTTTCCATAGCATCTATCCATTTAGAGTCACCAGCAGCTTCTTGATATGAAGTAGGTTCAACAAAATCCATGTGAGCTGCAATTAGAACTTTGTGATGATCAGGTAGATGATCAAAAGCAACCAGATTGCACCAATGCTTATTTGGCTTGGAACAAATGAAATCTTGACGGTGAGATGGAGGTTTAATAATTCTGGTTGATCTTCTGGGAGGTTCAGGAGGAGATGAGGAAAGAAAAGAGATTTCTGGTTGAGGGTGACATAATTGTGTTGGAGGTGACTCAGGGTGTGACAATTTTGGTTGAGATAAATCTGGTTGAGGTGATTCAGATTGAGAAGTGTCCTGTAGAGGTGAAGATTGAAAAGAATCTGTTTGTGTGGAAATGGACAAGGGAATAGAAGGAGAAATGAAATCATGAGGAATGGTAGAAAAAGGTGTAACAAGTGGCAAGAAGAATTTCTTAGTGTAGGCAGTTGTTGGTGATGAAGAATAATGAAATGGAAAATGTTTCTCAAAGAATCTGACATCTCTTGAGACAATGATTTTCTGAGTAGCAAGATTGAGGAGCTTGTATGCCTTTTGACCAGATGGATATCCAAGGAAAACACAGGGATCTGCCCTTGGATCAAACTTTGATCTGTTTACTTTGTGAGTAGTAGTATAACTAAGGCAACCAAAAACCCTATGATGAGACAGATCATGTGGAACTTTGAAAAGTTTCTCATAAGGTGTAGATAATTGTATGCTTTTAAGAGGCATTATGTTGATTAGATAGGTGGAAGTAAGAATGCAATCACTCCAATATTTTGCTGGCAGTTTAGTTTGAAAAGAGAGTGCCCTAACAGTCTCAAGGAGATGTTTATGCTTCCTTTCAACCACACCATTTTGCTGTGGTGTGTAGCTGCAACTCTTTTGGTGTAAAATTCCCTTTTTAAGAAACAAAGCTTTCATATCACCTTCAGTCAAGTCAGGAGCATTGTCTGATCTAACACTTTTGACAGATAAGCCAAACTGATTTTCAACATAGAGAAAAAATTGAGCCATGATAGAAACTGATTCAGTCTTATTTCTCAAAAGATGTGTCCAGGTCATTCTGGTAAAATCATCAACAATGGTAAGAAACTGATTACATTTTGAATGATCAGGAATAGAATATGGACCCCATACATCTATATGCAATAACTCAAAGGGTTGAGTACTTTTGATGCTACTGATTGGGAATGAAAACCTAGTTTGTTTTGCTAATGGACAAATCTGACAGAAACATTCAGCTAAGCAACCTTTAACATCAATATTTGGGATGTTCTTTATTCTACCAAAAGGCAAATGCCCTAGTCTAAGATGCCAGAGTTTAGATTCTTCTACAGCAGCTGGATCTAGACTAGACAAGGCATAGTCAATCTGTGGAAGTTGAGTGCTAGAAACCAGTAAATCTTCACTGAAAGTGTATAATCCCTTTTCCAGCTTACCAAGCAGAGTAAGCTTGTTCTTGGAAGGGTCCTGAATGAAACATTCATCATTGGTGAAAGAAATAGAATATCCAGAATCAGAACATAACTTAGAGATAGAAATCAGATTAAACTTGGATCCAGGAACATGTAAAACATTCTGTAGAACAATGTTTTCAGCAAGATTAATCTGTCCTTGATGAGTAACTTGTAACTCTTTACTATCAGGTATTGTAATAGTGTGATTTCTGTGGTGAATAGCTTCAATAGATGAAAACATAGTGATATCTGAACACATATGATCACTAGCACCACTGTCCAATATCCACTTTCTTTTAAAATCAGAGAAAAGGCAGAAAGTACCTTTGTATTGAGAGCTAGTTGCCAAACCAAGTGAGCTAGAGCCATGTGCCTCAACTTGTTTAGCAGCTTGGTGAATGTTAAAGCATTTCATCAATTGGTTGTATTGCTCTTCAGTAAATGTGGCATGTATCATGCCTGAATCTTCTTCACTTTGTTTGTCTTTGTCTGCATAATCTTCCAACTgagctgctgctgctactctTTTGCCTTTATTCTTGAAGTCTTTAGGGTAACCATGCAATTTCCAGCATTTGTCAATTGTATGATTCTTCATTCTACAATGCTCACAGAACAAACTGTTCCTGTTGTAGCTGTAATTTCTAGCTTGACCAGCCGTGTTGTGTGAGATATTGTTGTTTCCTGGTGTGTACACATTTCTGTAAGGCTTATGTTTTCATTGAATCTCCTTGTGGCAAATGCTGCTGATTCAGTAGGTTGTGTTCTGTTAATGCAAACTCCTTTCTGTTGCTCCTCCTGAAGTAGTAATCCATAAGCTTTCAAAATGGTAGGAAGTGGATTCATCATGAGGATTGAACTTTTAGAGTGATCAAACTTCTGACTCAATTTCATTAAAAACTGAATCAATCTCTGATTCTGCTGTATTTTCAGCAGCTTCAAGGTGAGTGTGCAACTACATCCAGTGCATACACAGGCTGGTATAGGATCTAATCCATCAAGCTGATCCCACAACAGCTTAATCTTAGTGAAAAAACTTGAGATCTCCtcattctcttcttgattaagATCACTCAATTGTTGTTGTATGGTGTACAACTGTGGACCAGAAGATTGACAAAATCTTTCTTCTAGATCAAGCCATATCTCTCTTGCAGTTCTGAGATGTAGAACACTTCTACCAATCGAAGGTTCTAAAGAAGCTAAAATCCAGGAAATAACCAAATCATTGCATCTATTCCATATTCTAAGATTAGGAGAATTTGCAGCTGGTTGACTTAGGCTACCATCAACAAAACACAGCTTGTTTCTTGCTGACAAAGCTATTATCATCGAACGTTTCCAATCATTGAAACATTTACCTTCAAACACTATATTAACCAATTTCGAAGCATTCAAGTCATTGTTGCTCAAATAATAAGCTGAATTTGGATGTGTAGCAGGTTCGTTTTGTTGATCTGCAGGCATTGTGATGAAAAATTCTTCAAATAATTCTACTGAATTTTCGAAGAGAAAGTCGAAATTCTTGATTTGTTATCAAAAGAAATACTGAAGAACTCAATCTGTTAATCAGATGAGAAGTGAAGAAATGCAGGATTAGTGatcttgctctgataccatgttagagTTCTAAGGAActcagagagagagagagatagaaTAGAAAACTCAGAGaatgaaaaaaaatagagaGGAGAGAATTATGTATTGATTGATTATTATTACA
This Spinacia oleracea cultivar Varoflay chromosome 6, BTI_SOV_V1, whole genome shotgun sequence DNA region includes the following protein-coding sequences:
- the LOC110789680 gene encoding uncharacterized protein; this translates as MPADQQNEPATHPNSAYYLSNNDLNASKLVNIVFEGKCFNDWKRSMIIALSARNKLCFVDGSLSQPAANSPNLRIWNRCNDLVISWILASLEPSIGRSVLHLRTAREIWLDLEERFCQSSGPQLYTIQQQLSDLNQEENEEISSFFTKIKLLWDQLDGLDPIPACVCTGCSCTLTLKLLKIQQNQRLIQFLMKLSQKFDHSKSSILMMNPLPTILKAYGLLLQEEQQKGVCINRTQPTESAAFATRRFNENISLTEMCTHQETTISHTTRLVKLEITATTGTVCSVSIVE